A region from the Streptomyces lydicus genome encodes:
- a CDS encoding NADP-dependent oxidoreductase, which yields MSTAITFSRYGDPDVLTRAEVDMPEPGPGQVRVRVRAASVNPLDLKIRSGLMAGAFPVRFPVMPGLDAAGVVDAVGEGADAAVGDEVLGATAGGSYGEYALLDQPVAKPRGLSWEAAASLVTVGQTAFRVLRELEVRAGQTLLVHGAGGSVGTVAVQLAAARGVTVIGTVGEHDVERVTALGATAVRYGDGWTERVKAAAPQGVDVVLDASGAGVLAESVALAGDSARVITIADMAAAQHGVRFSAGSAEDGRSLPELVQLAAGGKITVPVWRAYPLDQAATAHADIEARRNRGKVVLLP from the coding sequence ATGTCCACCGCGATCACCTTCTCCCGCTACGGCGACCCGGACGTGCTCACCCGCGCCGAGGTCGACATGCCCGAGCCGGGCCCGGGCCAGGTCCGCGTCCGTGTGCGGGCCGCCTCCGTGAACCCGCTCGACCTCAAGATCCGGTCGGGCCTGATGGCCGGCGCGTTCCCGGTCCGCTTCCCGGTGATGCCCGGGCTGGACGCGGCCGGTGTCGTCGACGCCGTCGGCGAGGGGGCCGACGCGGCCGTGGGGGACGAGGTCCTCGGTGCCACGGCAGGCGGCAGCTACGGCGAGTACGCCCTGCTCGACCAGCCGGTGGCCAAGCCCCGGGGTCTGTCGTGGGAGGCCGCTGCCTCCCTGGTCACGGTCGGCCAGACCGCGTTCCGGGTCCTGCGGGAGCTGGAGGTGCGGGCGGGGCAGACCCTGCTCGTCCACGGCGCCGGCGGCAGTGTCGGAACCGTCGCGGTGCAGCTGGCCGCGGCGCGTGGCGTCACCGTCATCGGGACGGTCGGCGAGCACGACGTCGAGCGCGTCACCGCACTGGGGGCCACGGCGGTCCGCTACGGCGACGGCTGGACGGAGCGGGTGAAGGCTGCGGCTCCGCAGGGAGTCGACGTCGTCCTCGACGCCTCCGGTGCCGGCGTGCTCGCCGAGTCCGTCGCCCTGGCTGGTGACAGCGCGCGCGTGATCACGATCGCCGACATGGCCGCCGCGCAGCACGGCGTCCGCTTCAGCGCCGGCAGTGCCGAGGACGGCCGATCCCTGCCGGAGCTGGTGCAGTTGGCTGCCGGTGGCAAGATCACCGTGCCCGTCTGGCGCGCTTACCCGCTCGACCAGGCCGCCACCGCCCACGCCGACATCGAAGCCCGGCGCAACAGGGGCAAGGTCGTTCTCCTGCCCTGA
- a CDS encoding TetR/AcrR family transcriptional regulator yields the protein MRADAKRNRDHLLAVAGTTITEQGIDVSMRDIARRADVGLATLLRHFPTREALLEALLRTSFDELTAKATELEASDAAEGALVSWVRDCVAWTTEYRGVTVLMAAAIEDPESALHASCATLRAAGARLLTRAQAAGVARSDIDGDDLFALIAMLAWTGDQPALAPRAHHLFDIVANALLTSAGGSQARVCTTNGEDADHR from the coding sequence ATGCGGGCCGACGCCAAGAGGAACCGCGACCACCTGCTCGCCGTAGCGGGGACCACCATCACCGAGCAAGGCATTGACGTGTCGATGCGCGACATTGCACGCAGGGCCGATGTCGGGCTCGCGACGCTACTGCGGCACTTCCCGACGCGCGAGGCACTACTGGAGGCTCTGCTCCGTACGAGCTTCGACGAGCTGACAGCCAAAGCGACTGAGCTCGAGGCATCGGATGCAGCCGAAGGCGCTCTCGTCTCATGGGTCCGCGACTGCGTTGCGTGGACAACCGAGTACCGGGGGGTGACCGTGCTGATGGCTGCCGCCATCGAGGACCCCGAATCCGCGCTACACGCTTCGTGCGCCACGCTGCGCGCAGCTGGTGCCCGGCTCCTCACCCGGGCTCAGGCCGCGGGTGTCGCGCGGAGCGATATCGATGGCGACGACTTGTTCGCTCTGATCGCCATGCTCGCCTGGACCGGCGATCAACCCGCGCTTGCGCCCCGTGCCCATCACCTCTTCGACATCGTGGCAAACGCCCTTCTGACGAGCGCAGGCGGCAGCCAGGCCAGGGTGTGCACGACGAACGGTGAAGATGCCGATCATCGGTAG
- a CDS encoding YqjF family protein gives MSLSPPPAEPITPDPVHEIPDTLLTQSWLDLSFLHWATDPADVAPLLPAGTVPDTHDGLTYIGLVAFRMHRVGWLRMPGIPYLGTFPETNVRLYSVDRHGRRGVVFRSLEASRLLPVAVARSAFRMPYMWARMAIHRDADTISYTSSRRWPGPRAARCRMAVRIGERIEEPTALEHFLTARWGMHNAFFGRPVYLPNIHPRWPLHRAELLHCEDELVTAAGLPSPTGPPVSVLYSPGVPVRFGRPARPGGLPTP, from the coding sequence ATGTCGCTCTCTCCTCCGCCTGCGGAGCCGATAACGCCCGATCCGGTGCACGAGATTCCGGACACGCTGCTCACCCAGTCCTGGCTGGACCTGTCGTTCCTGCACTGGGCGACCGACCCTGCGGACGTGGCGCCGCTGCTGCCGGCCGGGACCGTGCCGGACACCCACGACGGGCTCACCTACATCGGCCTGGTGGCCTTCCGGATGCACCGGGTGGGCTGGTTGAGGATGCCGGGGATTCCGTACCTCGGCACCTTTCCGGAGACCAACGTGCGGCTCTACTCCGTGGACCGGCACGGCCGACGCGGCGTGGTGTTCCGCTCGTTGGAGGCCTCGCGGCTGCTGCCGGTGGCCGTCGCCCGCAGCGCCTTCCGGATGCCCTACATGTGGGCCAGGATGGCGATCCACCGTGACGCGGACACCATCAGCTACACCAGCAGCCGACGCTGGCCGGGGCCGCGCGCGGCGCGCTGTCGGATGGCGGTGCGCATCGGCGAGCGGATCGAGGAGCCGACCGCCCTCGAACACTTCCTGACCGCCCGCTGGGGCATGCACAACGCCTTCTTCGGCCGGCCGGTGTATCTGCCCAATATCCACCCTCGCTGGCCACTCCATCGGGCCGAACTCCTGCACTGCGAGGATGAGTTGGTGACCGCGGCCGGACTGCCGTCGCCGACCGGTCCGCCGGTGAGCGTGCTGTACTCCCCCGGCGTGCCGGTTCGCTTCGGCCGCCCTGCGCGCCCGGGCGGCCTGCCCACTCCCTGA
- a CDS encoding winged helix-turn-helix transcriptional regulator — MAARPVHVPLTVDADLAAAFEVLGQKWTGIILHTLAARPARYGELHTAIGSISTKMLADRLRELIEAGLVTHDRLPPGPATYTLTADGRSLLPALERLRSWARHRTT, encoded by the coding sequence ATGGCAGCCCGCCCCGTCCATGTGCCGCTGACGGTCGATGCGGATCTTGCCGCCGCGTTCGAGGTCCTCGGCCAGAAGTGGACCGGCATCATCCTCCACACCCTGGCCGCCCGCCCCGCCCGTTACGGCGAACTGCACACCGCCATCGGCTCGATCAGCACCAAGATGCTCGCCGACCGGCTGCGCGAACTCATCGAGGCCGGGCTCGTCACCCACGACCGGCTCCCGCCCGGGCCCGCGACCTACACGCTCACCGCCGACGGCCGGAGCCTGCTGCCCGCCCTGGAGCGCCTCCGCTCCTGGGCCCGGCACCGCACTACCTGA
- a CDS encoding alpha/beta hydrolase family protein — MSEKVRFPSVVGPELAGAIDLPDGEIRGWGIFVHGFTLGKGSPAASRVSKQLAREGIGMLRFDNLGIGDSDGDWGDGSFTVKVQDTIRAAAMMAERGTPADLLVGHSWGGAAVLAAAAEATGVRAVATIGAPVDPSHVERQYDAVVDRVLSEGSHEWFVGGRTLVLKRAFVEDVRRAHLRDRIGELDLPLLVLHSPTDNTVDIANAGEIFSEARHPRSFVSLEGADHLLTARGQAQRAAHIISAWADQYIPGPRPA; from the coding sequence ATGAGCGAAAAAGTGAGATTCCCGAGCGTCGTCGGCCCCGAACTGGCCGGCGCGATCGACCTGCCGGACGGCGAGATCCGCGGCTGGGGGATCTTCGTGCACGGATTCACGCTCGGCAAGGGCTCACCGGCCGCGTCGCGTGTCAGCAAGCAGCTGGCACGCGAGGGAATCGGCATGCTGCGCTTCGACAACCTCGGGATCGGGGACTCCGACGGCGACTGGGGGGACGGTTCCTTCACCGTCAAGGTCCAGGACACGATCCGTGCCGCAGCCATGATGGCGGAGCGCGGAACTCCGGCGGACCTGCTGGTGGGGCACTCATGGGGAGGCGCCGCCGTCCTCGCCGCGGCGGCCGAGGCAACCGGCGTCCGCGCGGTCGCCACGATCGGGGCGCCGGTCGATCCCAGTCACGTCGAGCGGCAGTACGACGCGGTCGTGGACCGCGTGCTCAGTGAAGGGTCGCACGAGTGGTTCGTCGGCGGGAGGACCCTGGTCCTCAAGCGCGCCTTCGTCGAGGACGTCCGCCGTGCTCATCTGCGGGATCGGATCGGCGAGTTGGACCTGCCGCTCCTCGTCCTGCATTCGCCGACCGACAACACCGTCGACATCGCCAACGCCGGGGAGATCTTCAGCGAGGCACGGCACCCGCGGAGCTTCGTCTCACTCGAAGGAGCAGACCACCTCCTGACCGCCCGAGGACAGGCGCAGCGAGCCGCCCACATCATCAGCGCCTGGGCCGATCAGTACATCCCCGGACCACGGCCCGCCTGA
- a CDS encoding serine hydrolase domain-containing protein → MSRHDGEVLEPADRPVDPWEGVNEAALAQAVQAQAARPVRGIEDMASYLAAQVSDTAHREVVGPLLDGQGASGVVVRRGTVIASWGEPTRAEMAFSATKSVLSLVGGIAFDDGTLRLDEPVCRSVDLPQFGTVHGRAITWRHLLDQTSQWEGELWGKPTWVDAQSAREGTESAGGAPGGGWAYNDVRVNLTALALTVLSGRSLPDVLRARVMTAIGASDDWSWHGYENAAADLNGARVPVVSGGAHWGGGLWISALDLARIGHLCLRGGTWGGRRVLSRRWIGELWTPCPVKPNYGLSWWLNDDCSVWPQAPRTGRCARGNAGSHLLWVDPARELVIASRWGAEVERLLTEVSGAVPPVPGPLSGQGSGA, encoded by the coding sequence ATGTCGCGGCATGACGGGGAGGTTCTGGAGCCGGCCGATCGGCCCGTCGACCCCTGGGAGGGCGTGAACGAAGCGGCACTGGCACAGGCCGTACAGGCGCAGGCGGCGCGGCCGGTGCGGGGTATCGAGGACATGGCGTCGTATCTCGCCGCCCAGGTGTCGGACACCGCACACCGCGAGGTCGTGGGCCCGCTCCTGGACGGGCAGGGGGCCAGCGGTGTCGTGGTGCGACGCGGCACGGTCATCGCCTCGTGGGGCGAGCCGACGCGTGCGGAGATGGCGTTCAGCGCCACCAAGAGCGTGCTGTCGCTGGTGGGCGGCATCGCGTTCGACGACGGGACGTTGCGCCTGGACGAACCGGTGTGCCGGTCGGTGGACCTGCCCCAGTTCGGCACCGTCCATGGGCGCGCGATCACCTGGCGCCACCTCCTCGACCAGACCAGCCAGTGGGAGGGCGAGTTGTGGGGCAAGCCGACATGGGTGGATGCGCAGAGCGCACGTGAGGGCACCGAGTCGGCCGGCGGGGCGCCCGGCGGGGGCTGGGCCTACAACGATGTCCGGGTCAACCTCACTGCGCTGGCGCTCACGGTCCTGTCCGGCCGCAGTCTTCCGGACGTGCTGCGCGCACGCGTCATGACGGCGATCGGAGCCTCCGATGACTGGTCCTGGCACGGCTACGAGAACGCGGCGGCCGACCTCAACGGCGCCCGGGTACCGGTGGTTTCCGGCGGTGCGCACTGGGGCGGCGGCCTGTGGATCAGCGCCCTGGACCTGGCCCGGATCGGCCATCTCTGTCTGCGCGGCGGAACGTGGGGCGGGCGGCGGGTCCTCTCGCGCCGCTGGATCGGGGAACTGTGGACGCCCTGCCCGGTCAAGCCCAACTACGGCCTGTCCTGGTGGCTCAACGACGACTGCTCCGTATGGCCCCAAGCACCCCGCACCGGCCGCTGCGCCCGCGGCAACGCGGGCAGCCACCTGCTGTGGGTGGACCCGGCACGCGAGCTGGTGATCGCCTCGCGCTGGGGCGCGGAGGTCGAGCGCCTCCTGACCGAGGTGTCAGGGGCGGTGCCGCCGGTGCCCGGACCGCTGTCCGGCCAGGGGTCGGGGGCGTGA
- a CDS encoding alpha/beta fold hydrolase: MPNLDVNDTTLHYEDEGTGPALLFLHGWGTSGRTWGAQLPDFTRDHRVITVDWRGCGRSARPIRGNTTAGVVSDLVALIGALRLDRPVVIGSSIGGTFATELGLLRPELIAGVVPVGAPGYWPSTRTHAQAELVAALRRDRAGTVSGWVPGWYAPGTAPALIDWTVREILDSGVYIDEHQVAADGYDPRPMLPGLQVPIHYLHGELDTAIPVEVARTCAALTPGAAVSVIAGVGHMPHQELPDRFNAALRAGLARMDPGARATA, from the coding sequence ATGCCCAACCTGGACGTCAACGACACCACGCTCCACTACGAGGACGAGGGGACCGGCCCGGCGCTGTTGTTCCTGCACGGATGGGGTACCAGCGGGCGGACCTGGGGCGCCCAGCTGCCCGATTTCACCCGGGACCACCGTGTCATCACCGTCGACTGGCGGGGCTGCGGGCGGTCGGCCCGCCCCATCCGGGGCAACACCACCGCCGGGGTGGTCAGCGACCTGGTGGCACTGATCGGCGCGCTGCGGCTGGACCGGCCCGTGGTCATCGGCTCGTCGATCGGCGGGACCTTCGCCACTGAACTGGGTTTGCTGCGGCCTGAGTTGATCGCCGGTGTGGTTCCCGTCGGCGCGCCGGGATACTGGCCGTCGACGAGGACTCACGCTCAGGCGGAGCTCGTGGCCGCTCTGCGCCGCGACCGGGCCGGTACGGTCTCCGGCTGGGTGCCGGGGTGGTACGCACCGGGCACCGCGCCCGCGCTCATCGACTGGACGGTCCGCGAGATCCTGGATTCCGGCGTCTACATCGACGAGCACCAGGTCGCCGCCGACGGCTACGACCCGCGCCCGATGCTGCCCGGGCTGCAGGTGCCGATCCACTACCTCCACGGTGAGCTGGACACCGCGATTCCCGTGGAGGTGGCACGGACCTGTGCCGCCCTCACGCCCGGCGCCGCGGTCAGCGTGATCGCCGGCGTCGGCCATATGCCGCACCAGGAGCTCCCCGACCGGTTCAACGCCGCGCTGCGCGCCGGGCTCGCCCGGATGGACCCGGGCGCCCGCGCCACCGCGTAA
- a CDS encoding alkene reductase: MTTAFDPIVLGGKHLANRVVMAPMARSRAYGPGAEPTELMVTYYAQRASAGLIVSESIQPSPVGQGYPDTPGLHTPGQVRAWRTVTDAVHREGGVIFAQLMHAGRVSHPNLLPDGLEPVGPSAVAANGQIYTHDGRKDLAAPKELTEAEIRQTIADFAESARNAIEAGFDGVELHGANGYLIHQFLAPNSNRRTDAWGGDTEGRMRFAVEVVTAVTEAVGSDRVGLRISPGNPFNDMSEDNLGEVYGALLERLAGLDLAYLHLMEGPDRDLTAQLRKAWPGTFVLNPFTHPDPTGPDALRLIEDGSADMLAYGALFLANPDLPRRLASGGPFNTPDPATFYGGDHRGYTDYPTLTV; encoded by the coding sequence ATGACCACTGCTTTCGATCCGATCGTTCTGGGCGGCAAGCACCTGGCGAACCGCGTCGTGATGGCGCCGATGGCCCGCAGTCGCGCCTACGGGCCGGGTGCCGAGCCGACTGAGCTGATGGTGACGTACTACGCGCAGCGCGCCAGTGCCGGGCTGATCGTCAGTGAGAGCATCCAGCCCTCGCCGGTCGGCCAGGGCTACCCCGACACCCCCGGCCTGCACACCCCCGGCCAGGTGCGGGCGTGGCGGACGGTGACCGACGCCGTGCACCGCGAGGGCGGCGTGATCTTCGCCCAGCTGATGCACGCCGGCCGGGTCAGCCACCCGAACCTGCTGCCCGACGGGCTGGAGCCGGTGGGTCCGTCGGCGGTGGCCGCCAACGGGCAGATCTACACCCACGACGGGCGCAAGGACCTCGCGGCGCCGAAGGAGCTGACCGAGGCGGAGATCCGGCAGACGATCGCCGATTTCGCCGAATCGGCCCGCAACGCCATCGAGGCCGGGTTTGACGGCGTCGAGCTGCACGGCGCCAACGGCTACCTCATCCACCAGTTCCTCGCCCCCAACTCCAACCGGCGCACCGACGCCTGGGGCGGCGACACCGAGGGCCGGATGCGCTTCGCCGTCGAGGTCGTCACGGCCGTGACCGAGGCAGTCGGCAGCGATCGCGTGGGCCTGCGGATCTCCCCCGGAAACCCGTTCAACGACATGTCCGAGGACAACCTGGGTGAGGTCTACGGGGCGCTGCTGGAGCGGCTCGCCGGCCTGGACCTGGCCTACCTGCACCTGATGGAGGGGCCGGATCGCGACCTGACCGCACAGCTGCGCAAGGCGTGGCCCGGCACGTTCGTCCTCAACCCCTTCACCCACCCCGACCCCACCGGACCCGACGCGCTGAGGCTGATCGAGGACGGCAGCGCGGACATGCTCGCCTACGGCGCCCTGTTCCTGGCCAACCCCGACCTGCCCCGTCGCCTCGCCTCCGGCGGCCCGTTCAACACCCCTGACCCGGCCACCTTCTACGGCGGCGACCACCGCGGCTACACCGACTACCCCACCCTCACCGTCTGA
- a CDS encoding alpha/beta fold hydrolase, whose translation MSAHPLPEATFARTVLGSGPGLALAHGAGSSIDNTYGPVLEALAAGHKVVGIDYPGSGATPRATAPLSLDDLADQLVAAAVAEGLDTFALHGFSLGGPVAIRAAARHPERVTALVLTATLPYRDNRLALATPIWRKLAETDQELLSQFLVMMALGADALEAMPDEQLQQVVEFSAANIADGTPEHAELAGRLDVRDDLPGIQAPTLVISTTQDWFTSTRLHRQLAENIPGAQLVEIPTGHLPMVERPEEWQKLITDFVDQHRDAA comes from the coding sequence ATGTCCGCACACCCCCTGCCCGAAGCCACGTTCGCCCGCACCGTGCTGGGCTCCGGCCCCGGCCTCGCTCTGGCCCACGGCGCCGGCAGCAGCATCGACAACACCTACGGCCCGGTCCTGGAAGCCCTGGCTGCCGGGCACAAGGTCGTCGGCATCGACTACCCCGGCAGCGGCGCCACTCCCCGTGCCACCGCGCCGCTGTCGCTGGACGACCTGGCCGACCAACTCGTCGCCGCCGCCGTCGCCGAGGGCCTGGACACCTTCGCCCTGCACGGCTTCTCCCTCGGCGGCCCGGTCGCCATCCGTGCGGCCGCCCGTCACCCCGAGCGCGTCACCGCCCTCGTGCTGACCGCGACCCTGCCCTACCGCGACAACCGGCTCGCTCTCGCCACTCCGATCTGGCGCAAGCTCGCAGAGACCGACCAGGAACTGCTGTCCCAGTTCCTGGTCATGATGGCCCTGGGCGCGGATGCGCTGGAGGCGATGCCGGACGAACAGCTCCAGCAGGTCGTCGAATTCTCCGCCGCCAACATCGCCGACGGCACCCCCGAGCACGCCGAACTCGCCGGCCGCCTCGACGTCCGCGACGACCTGCCGGGCATCCAGGCGCCCACCCTGGTCATCTCCACCACCCAGGACTGGTTCACCTCCACCCGACTGCACCGCCAGCTCGCCGAGAACATCCCCGGCGCCCAGCTCGTGGAGATCCCCACCGGGCACCTGCCCATGGTCGAACGGCCCGAGGAATGGCAGAAGCTCATCACGGACTTCGTGGACCAGCACCGCGACGCCGCCTGA
- a CDS encoding LysR family transcriptional regulator — protein sequence MELRQLRYFLTVAEELHFGRAADRLHIVQSAVSQQLRRLERELGTELFARSTRAVRITEAGNRLLPYAREMLALQAHAREAIEELSAEHAATVRLGTSSGLGVRLDAVLTAFAQHAGHPQLELVTGSTGQRLAQVQAGDLDAALLRGERSEPGLEFLPLWQDALMAALPAGHALASPETVELAQLAELPLRLSPRSRNPALHDLVMRSCRAAGYAPVLGPEFTNDQDTLAAIGHGKPSWTVFYAPHADQLSVPGVAFRPLSGPALVMRTYLAVQNGPPRAALRTLIEACYEAVESARA from the coding sequence ATGGAGCTGCGTCAGCTGCGCTACTTCCTCACCGTGGCGGAGGAACTGCACTTCGGCCGCGCCGCCGACCGGTTGCACATCGTGCAGTCCGCGGTCAGCCAGCAGCTCCGCCGACTCGAACGCGAACTGGGTACCGAACTGTTCGCCCGCTCCACCCGGGCCGTCCGGATCACCGAGGCCGGCAACCGGCTCCTCCCGTACGCCAGGGAGATGCTCGCCCTCCAGGCACACGCCCGGGAGGCCATCGAAGAACTGAGTGCCGAACACGCCGCGACGGTGCGCCTCGGCACCAGCTCCGGGCTGGGTGTCCGGCTGGACGCCGTACTCACCGCGTTCGCCCAGCACGCCGGGCACCCCCAGTTGGAACTCGTCACCGGCAGCACCGGGCAACGCCTGGCGCAGGTGCAGGCCGGTGACCTGGACGCCGCACTGCTGCGCGGCGAACGAAGCGAACCCGGGCTGGAGTTCCTGCCCCTGTGGCAGGACGCACTGATGGCGGCGCTACCCGCCGGCCACGCGCTGGCCTCGCCGGAGACCGTCGAGCTGGCCCAGCTCGCGGAACTGCCGCTGCGGCTCTCCCCGCGCTCCCGCAACCCCGCGCTCCACGACCTGGTGATGCGTTCCTGCCGGGCAGCCGGCTACGCGCCCGTCCTGGGCCCCGAGTTCACCAACGACCAGGACACCCTCGCCGCCATCGGCCACGGCAAACCGTCCTGGACGGTCTTCTACGCCCCGCACGCCGACCAGCTCTCTGTTCCCGGCGTGGCGTTCCGCCCCCTGAGCGGGCCGGCACTCGTCATGCGGACATACCTTGCGGTGCAGAACGGTCCGCCCCGTGCCGCACTGCGTACCCTGATCGAAGCCTGCTACGAGGCGGTCGAAAGCGCCCGAGCGTAG
- a CDS encoding FMN-binding glutamate synthase family protein, with protein sequence MRARSIATATATALALVAARDLVQKKHALLRNFPVLGHARYLLETIGPELRQYIVTSNDEERPFSRDQRTWIYASAKGENNYFGFGTDNDVEHTQGHAYLKQRTFAGPLPDTHDPQAPLPSAKVLGGPRGRAKAFRPASVVNISAMSFGSLSGAAITALNKGAALAGTLHNTGEGGLSPYHRNGGDLVLQIGTSYFGCRNEDGSFNIDKLKDVVAGAPVKAIEIKLSQGAKPGLGGMLPGAKVTPEIAEIRGIPLGEDCASPSRHTAFGDVDSMLDFVELIAAETGLPVGIKSAVGEMEFWQELATLMARGDRGVDFVTIDGGEGGTGAAPLTFSDSVSLPFRMGFSRVYGVFAERGLTDDLTFIASGKLGLPENAAVAFALGADMINVAREAMLSIGCIQAQKCHTDKCPTGIATQSPWLARGLDPVSKADRAAVYLRTLRKELLKVSAAVGVAHPALITATDIEIMNGDYEARTLAGVYGYKDGWGELGPHLAEEITALLTTEQSSDRKPTA encoded by the coding sequence ATGCGCGCCCGGAGCATCGCCACGGCCACCGCAACAGCATTGGCACTGGTGGCCGCTCGTGATCTTGTCCAGAAGAAGCACGCACTGCTCCGGAACTTCCCCGTGCTTGGGCACGCCCGGTACCTGTTGGAGACGATCGGGCCGGAGCTGCGGCAGTACATAGTGACCTCGAACGACGAGGAGCGCCCGTTCAGCCGCGACCAGCGCACCTGGATCTACGCGTCGGCGAAGGGGGAGAACAACTACTTCGGGTTCGGAACCGACAACGACGTCGAGCACACCCAGGGGCACGCCTACCTGAAGCAGCGCACGTTCGCCGGCCCGCTGCCCGACACGCACGACCCACAGGCCCCGCTGCCGTCGGCCAAGGTGCTGGGCGGGCCGCGCGGGCGCGCCAAGGCGTTCCGGCCGGCGAGTGTGGTGAACATCTCGGCGATGAGCTTCGGATCGCTCTCCGGCGCGGCGATCACGGCGCTCAACAAGGGCGCGGCGCTGGCCGGCACCCTGCACAACACGGGCGAGGGCGGTCTCTCGCCGTACCACCGCAACGGCGGCGACCTCGTCCTGCAGATCGGTACGTCCTACTTCGGCTGCCGCAACGAGGACGGCAGCTTCAACATCGACAAGCTCAAGGACGTGGTCGCCGGCGCCCCGGTCAAGGCGATCGAGATCAAGCTCTCCCAGGGTGCCAAGCCCGGGCTGGGCGGAATGCTGCCGGGCGCGAAGGTGACCCCGGAGATCGCCGAGATCCGCGGGATCCCGCTCGGTGAGGACTGCGCCTCCCCGTCGCGGCACACCGCGTTCGGCGATGTCGACTCGATGCTCGACTTCGTCGAACTGATCGCCGCCGAGACCGGCCTGCCGGTCGGGATCAAGAGCGCGGTGGGCGAGATGGAGTTCTGGCAGGAGCTGGCCACGCTGATGGCGCGTGGTGACCGTGGTGTCGACTTCGTGACCATCGACGGCGGCGAGGGCGGCACCGGGGCGGCGCCCCTCACCTTCTCCGACTCGGTGTCGCTGCCCTTCCGGATGGGCTTCTCCCGGGTCTACGGCGTCTTCGCCGAGCGGGGGCTGACCGACGACCTGACCTTCATCGCCTCCGGCAAGCTCGGCCTGCCCGAGAACGCCGCGGTCGCCTTCGCGCTGGGTGCCGACATGATCAACGTGGCCCGTGAGGCGATGCTGTCGATCGGGTGCATCCAGGCGCAGAAGTGCCACACCGACAAGTGCCCCACCGGCATCGCCACCCAGAGCCCGTGGCTGGCCCGCGGCCTCGACCCGGTCTCGAAGGCCGACCGGGCCGCCGTCTACCTGCGTACCCTCCGCAAGGAGCTGCTGAAGGTCTCGGCGGCCGTCGGCGTCGCCCACCCGGCGCTCATCACGGCCACAGATATCGAGATCATGAACGGCGACTACGAGGCCCGTACCCTGGCCGGTGTCTACGGTTACAAGGACGGCTGGGGCGAGCTCGGCCCGCACCTCGCCGAGGAGATCACCGCACTGCTCACCACCGAGCAGTCCTCCGACCGGAAGCCGACCGCCTGA
- a CDS encoding TetR/AcrR family transcriptional regulator — protein sequence MPSMPSMPPKPPVHRRPPDPSNPRVQRTRARILAVARELLPEVGLTGLTTAFLADRAGVTRQTLYRHWPNRAALLSDLTLQGPDVGYPEPGTDVRAVATAWLVSLRAGIAVPATRTAALAIAAEADHDPDSAQGMARIVEDRRAALNKLLEPSGLQITADQYTLLYGPLLARLFFDRAEATDAFIDTLVTQWLTSVDHTPGQP from the coding sequence ATGCCGTCCATGCCGTCCATGCCGCCCAAGCCGCCCGTCCACCGCCGCCCGCCGGACCCGAGCAATCCGCGCGTCCAGCGCACCCGCGCCCGCATCCTGGCCGTCGCCCGCGAGCTGCTGCCCGAGGTCGGGCTGACCGGCTTGACCACCGCGTTCCTGGCCGATCGGGCCGGCGTCACGCGCCAGACGCTGTACCGGCACTGGCCCAACCGCGCGGCCCTGCTCTCCGACCTCACCCTGCAGGGCCCCGACGTCGGCTACCCCGAACCCGGCACGGATGTGCGCGCCGTCGCCACGGCATGGCTGGTCAGCCTCCGCGCCGGCATCGCCGTCCCCGCCACCCGTACCGCCGCACTGGCCATCGCCGCCGAAGCCGACCACGACCCGGACAGCGCCCAGGGCATGGCACGGATCGTGGAGGACCGCCGCGCAGCGCTGAACAAGCTCCTGGAGCCGTCCGGCCTGCAGATCACCGCGGATCAGTACACCCTGCTCTATGGCCCCCTCCTCGCCCGCCTCTTCTTCGACCGGGCCGAAGCCACCGACGCATTCATCGACACCCTCGTCACCCAGTGGCTCACCAGCGTCGACCACACACCCGGGCAGCCTTAA